CGTCATCCAGCTGCTGAGCGGCATCTTCCTGACCATGAACTACAAGCCGGATGCGGCCTCGGCTTTCGCCTCCGTCGAGTACATCATGCGTGACGTGCCGGGCGGTTGGTTCATCCGCTACCTGCACAGCACGGGGGCGTCCGCGTTCTTCATCGTCGTCTACCTGCACATGTTCCGCGGCATGATCTACGGCTCCTACCGCAAGCCGCGCGAACTGATCTGGCTGCTCGGCATGCTGATCTACCTGGCGCTGATGGCTGAGGCCTTCATGGGCTACCTCCTGCCCTGGGGGCAGATGTCCTACTGGGGTGCGCAGGTGATCGTGTCGCTCTTCGGTGCCATCCCGTTCATCGGTGAGGGTCTCGCCGAGTGGCTGCGCGGCGACTACTACATCTCCGACGCCACCCTGAACCGCTTCTTCTCCCTGCACGTGATCGCCATTCCCCTGGCGCTCGTGGGCCTTGTGTATCTGCACATCATCGCCCTGCACGAGGTGGGGTCGAACAACCCCGACGGCGTGGACATCAAGAAGCACAAGGACGAGAACGGCAAGCCCCTCGACGGCATCCCCTTCCATCCGTACTACACGGTGAAGGACATGGTGGGCCTGACCGTGTTTGCCGCGATCTTCGCTGCCGTGGTGTTTTTTGCGCCCGAGGCGAATGGCCTGTTCCTCGAGCACGCCAACTTCGAGCCTGCGAACCCGCTGAAGACGCCGGAGCACATCGCCCCCGTGTGGTACTTCACGCCGTTTTACTCGATCCTGCGCGCCGTGCCGGACAAGTTCCTCGGCGTCGTGGCCATGGGTGCAGCGGTGTTCATGCTGTTCCTGCTGCCGTGGCTCGATCGCAGCCCCGTGCGCTCGATTCGCTACAAGGGCACGCTGGGTAAGGCGGCCATCGCGGCCTTCGTGGTGGCCTTCATCGGTCTTGGCTACCTCGGCCTGAAGCCGCCCACCCCCACCTACACGCTGCTCGCGCGGGTGTTCTCGGTGGTCTACTTCGGCTTCTTCATCCTGATGCCGTGGTTCTCGGCCCGGGATGAGACGAAGCCTGTACCGGAACGGGTGACCTACCATGCGCACTGACATGATCCGCCGTACGCTCGCGGCGACGTCCCTCGCCCTGCTGCTGGTCGGGGGTGGCGCTAGTGCCTCCGAGGGTGCGGCCATCAGCCTGAAGTCCCACGTGGACCTCGGCGATGTGCCGTCCCTGCAGCGCGGTGCGAAGTACTTCGCCAACTACTGCCTCGGCTGCCACTCGCTGGAGTACGCTCGCTACCAGACCATCGCCGATGATCTGAAGATGAGCCCGGAGCAGCTGCAGGACATCATGTTCACCACCGACAAGCCCTTTGACGAGGTCAAGGTGAGCATGCCGGCGGACCAGTCCAAGGACTGGTTCGGTGTTGCGCCGCCGAATCTGAGCCTGATCGCACGATCCAAGGGTTCAGATTATATTTACGGCTATCT
This DNA window, taken from Pseudomonadota bacterium, encodes the following:
- a CDS encoding cytochrome bc complex cytochrome b subunit, whose translation is MSSHQPTASGSNVGGPVGAVIDWVDARIPITSVWRNHLSEYYAPKNFNFWYYFGSLALVVLVIQLLSGIFLTMNYKPDAASAFASVEYIMRDVPGGWFIRYLHSTGASAFFIVVYLHMFRGMIYGSYRKPRELIWLLGMLIYLALMAEAFMGYLLPWGQMSYWGAQVIVSLFGAIPFIGEGLAEWLRGDYYISDATLNRFFSLHVIAIPLALVGLVYLHIIALHEVGSNNPDGVDIKKHKDENGKPLDGIPFHPYYTVKDMVGLTVFAAIFAAVVFFAPEANGLFLEHANFEPANPLKTPEHIAPVWYFTPFYSILRAVPDKFLGVVAMGAAVFMLFLLPWLDRSPVRSIRYKGTLGKAAIAAFVVAFIGLGYLGLKPPTPTYTLLARVFSVVYFGFFILMPWFSARDETKPVPERVTYHAH
- a CDS encoding cytochrome c1, whose amino-acid sequence is MRTDMIRRTLAATSLALLLVGGGASASEGAAISLKSHVDLGDVPSLQRGAKYFANYCLGCHSLEYARYQTIADDLKMSPEQLQDIMFTTDKPFDEVKVSMPADQSKDWFGVAPPNLSLIARSKGSDYIYGYLMTFYIDESRPWGVNNLLLPGSAMPHVLWELQGFQRAHFREETDAKGNVREVFDHFEQITEGSMTPKEYAEASNDITNFLTYVGEPARLKRGGIGIGVMAFLACFFVLTLALKKEYWKDIT